Proteins encoded within one genomic window of Microbacterium soli:
- a CDS encoding MDR family MFS transporter, protein MPAADTGTAPVTRAPAAPLIPAKDMAVIWVLLVAAFVAILNETTMGMSIPHLISDLQITPIAAQWVTSAFMLTMAVVIPITGFLLRRFTTRQMFLGAISLFSTGTLLAALATGFPMLIGARIVQASGTAVMMPLLMTTIMSLVPASSRGRIMGRTSVVISLAPTIGPTMSGFLLDHFGWRAIFVVVLPIALVAMFIGWRWLTDVGEATRAPIDALSIVLSAFGFGGLVYGLSQIGGLGQGGSAVPMAVALAVGIIGLGLFLWRQLVLQRADDALLDLRVFASRNFSLSMTQMFLLSLAFFGSITILPLYLQNALELSALDAGLVILPGALAMGLLGPLIGRIYDEHGTRILLVPGSFLASAVLWLYTTLTVETSIWLVLTAQTLLSVGLALSLTPLFTASLASLRPKFYAYGSAVVGTVQQVAGAAGIAVMMAVFSAVVNAAGGTEVPAAVAAGTRVSVLIGAIIATITIVGAFLIRKPEDDLDHPDAH, encoded by the coding sequence ATGCCCGCCGCCGACACAGGCACCGCCCCCGTGACCCGCGCGCCCGCAGCCCCCCTGATCCCCGCCAAGGACATGGCGGTCATCTGGGTGCTGCTGGTCGCGGCGTTCGTCGCGATCCTGAACGAGACGACGATGGGGATGTCGATTCCGCATCTGATCTCCGATCTCCAGATCACGCCGATCGCCGCGCAGTGGGTCACGAGCGCGTTCATGCTGACCATGGCCGTGGTCATCCCGATCACCGGCTTCCTGCTGCGCCGTTTCACGACCCGTCAGATGTTCCTCGGAGCGATCTCGCTGTTCTCCACCGGCACGCTGCTCGCCGCGCTGGCCACCGGGTTCCCCATGCTCATCGGCGCTCGGATCGTGCAGGCCTCCGGCACCGCCGTGATGATGCCGCTGCTGATGACGACCATCATGAGCCTCGTACCGGCCTCCTCGCGGGGACGCATCATGGGGCGCACGAGCGTCGTCATATCGCTGGCCCCGACGATCGGGCCGACGATGTCCGGCTTCCTGCTGGATCACTTCGGATGGCGGGCGATCTTCGTCGTCGTCCTGCCGATCGCACTCGTGGCGATGTTCATCGGGTGGCGGTGGCTGACCGACGTCGGTGAGGCGACGCGCGCGCCCATCGACGCCCTCTCGATCGTGCTGTCGGCCTTCGGATTCGGCGGGCTCGTGTACGGTCTGAGCCAGATCGGCGGACTCGGGCAGGGGGGAAGTGCGGTGCCCATGGCCGTCGCACTCGCGGTCGGCATCATCGGCCTGGGTCTGTTCCTGTGGCGGCAGCTGGTGCTGCAGAGGGCGGATGACGCGCTGCTCGACCTGCGCGTGTTCGCCTCGCGGAACTTCTCGCTGTCGATGACGCAGATGTTCCTGCTGTCCCTGGCGTTCTTCGGCAGCATCACCATCCTTCCGCTGTACCTGCAGAACGCCCTGGAACTGAGCGCGCTCGATGCCGGGCTCGTCATACTCCCCGGAGCGCTGGCGATGGGGCTGCTCGGGCCGCTCATCGGCCGCATCTACGACGAGCACGGCACACGCATCCTGCTCGTGCCGGGATCGTTCCTCGCGTCGGCCGTGCTGTGGCTGTACACGACGTTGACCGTCGAGACCTCGATCTGGCTGGTACTGACGGCGCAGACGCTGCTGTCGGTGGGTCTGGCGCTCTCGCTCACGCCGCTGTTCACGGCGTCGCTGGCGTCACTGCGACCGAAGTTCTACGCATACGGCAGTGCGGTCGTCGGGACCGTGCAGCAGGTGGCAGGGGCCGCCGGCATCGCCGTGATGATGGCGGTCTTCTCCGCGGTGGTCAACGCCGCAGGAGGCACCGAGGTTCCCGCGGCCGTGGCCGCCGGCACCCGGGTGTCGGTGCTCATCGGCGCGATCATCGCCACCATCACCATCGTCGGCGCGTTCCTCATCCGCAAGCCCGAGGACGACCTCGACCATCCGGATGCGCACTGA
- a CDS encoding ribonuclease inhibitor, translating into MAAEPRDGSARVLRIDGARIDTIEDLYVQLNDLLMKDEDWRLGTSLDALHDVLYRFDPGADLGPAVFVWTDHEHSRESLGITATRAWLEAKLHRPDVFDARTIRAQRDALLAGEGATYFDLVEEVFAGHPGVRLELR; encoded by the coding sequence ATGGCCGCAGAACCACGCGACGGCTCGGCTCGGGTGCTCCGCATCGACGGTGCCCGTATCGACACGATCGAAGACCTGTATGTCCAGCTGAACGACCTGCTGATGAAGGACGAGGACTGGCGGCTCGGCACGAGCCTGGATGCACTCCACGACGTGCTGTACCGCTTCGATCCGGGCGCCGACCTCGGCCCCGCCGTCTTCGTGTGGACCGATCACGAGCACAGCCGGGAGAGCCTCGGCATCACCGCGACCAGGGCATGGCTGGAGGCCAAGCTCCACCGCCCGGACGTCTTCGATGCACGCACGATCCGCGCGCAGCGGGACGCGTTGCTGGCAGGCGAGGGTGCGACGTACTTCGATCTCGTCGAGGAGGTCTTCGCCGGACATCCGGGTGTGCGGCTGGAACTGAGGTGA
- a CDS encoding ABC transporter ATP-binding protein: MSMGRGGRGGGFRSVDEAAQRALNAQAPVVSGLGRRVVELFTPYGGRLALTALLVVVGAGIAVIPPLLVQRIFDDALFPLAGGGPRLGLLTLLVAVTIGLFLVSAGLNVLQTWLTSTVGNEVTGDLRVKLFEHLQAMELGFFTRTKTGVIQSRLQNDVGGVSGVLTNTVTSILGNTVTVIASLVAMLLIDVRLTLIAVVMMPILVLIQRRVGQVRARIAGETQESLSELTSITQETLSVSGILLSKSFNRQSTESRRYQDENRNQVRLQVRRAMSGQGFFAVVQVLMSSVPAVIYLVAGLFISGGAPEITAGAIVAFTTVQARLLMPLMGLMRVALDLQTSKALFARIFEYLDLVPQISDAPDAIDTASAPGPRGRVEFQDVVFRYPDAAPDARPTLDGVSFVAEPGSHVAFVGPSGAGKTTILYLAPRLYEAVGGTVRFAGADVRTLRQDAIIDDIGIVSQETYLFHSTIRENLRYAKPDATDAELEAACRAANIHHVIEGFEQGYDTIVGERGYRLSGGEKQRIAIARVLLKDPPVLLLDEATSALDTVSERVVQEALDEAAKGRTVISIAHRLSTVMGADAIHVLEAGRIIESGTHSELLAAGGLYAQLAAQQVAAARIDAEVPDDEAPVGL; encoded by the coding sequence ATGAGCATGGGCAGAGGCGGACGCGGCGGCGGGTTCCGGAGTGTGGACGAAGCCGCGCAGCGCGCGCTCAACGCCCAGGCACCGGTCGTCAGCGGGCTCGGACGCCGTGTGGTCGAACTGTTCACCCCGTACGGCGGCAGGCTCGCGCTGACGGCGCTGCTGGTGGTGGTCGGCGCGGGGATCGCGGTCATTCCTCCGCTGCTCGTGCAGCGGATCTTCGACGATGCGCTGTTCCCGCTCGCGGGCGGCGGACCGCGGCTGGGACTGCTGACCCTGCTGGTCGCCGTGACCATAGGACTCTTCCTCGTGTCGGCGGGGCTGAACGTGCTGCAGACCTGGTTGACGTCGACGGTCGGCAACGAGGTCACCGGCGATCTGCGCGTGAAGCTGTTCGAGCACCTGCAGGCCATGGAGCTGGGCTTCTTCACCCGCACCAAGACCGGTGTCATACAGTCCAGACTGCAGAACGACGTCGGCGGAGTGTCGGGCGTCCTCACCAACACGGTCACCAGCATCCTGGGCAACACGGTCACCGTCATCGCCTCACTGGTGGCGATGCTGCTCATCGACGTGCGCCTGACCCTCATCGCGGTGGTGATGATGCCGATCCTCGTGCTCATCCAGCGCCGTGTCGGCCAGGTGCGCGCGCGCATCGCCGGTGAGACGCAGGAGTCGCTGTCGGAGCTGACGAGCATCACGCAGGAGACGCTGAGCGTCTCCGGCATCCTGCTGTCGAAGTCCTTCAACAGGCAGAGCACCGAATCCCGGCGATACCAGGACGAGAACCGCAATCAGGTGCGGCTGCAGGTGCGCCGCGCGATGAGCGGTCAGGGCTTCTTCGCCGTCGTGCAGGTGCTGATGTCGAGCGTCCCCGCTGTCATCTACCTCGTCGCAGGCCTGTTCATCAGCGGTGGCGCCCCCGAGATCACCGCCGGCGCGATCGTCGCGTTCACGACCGTGCAGGCGCGGCTGCTCATGCCGCTGATGGGTCTCATGCGCGTCGCGCTGGACCTGCAGACCTCCAAGGCGCTGTTCGCCCGCATCTTCGAGTACCTCGACCTCGTGCCGCAGATCAGCGATGCGCCGGACGCGATCGACACGGCGTCCGCTCCCGGTCCCCGCGGCCGTGTCGAGTTCCAGGACGTCGTGTTCCGCTACCCGGATGCCGCGCCCGACGCGCGCCCGACCCTGGACGGGGTCTCCTTCGTCGCCGAGCCGGGCAGCCACGTCGCCTTCGTGGGGCCGTCCGGGGCGGGCAAGACGACCATCCTCTACCTCGCACCGCGCCTGTACGAGGCCGTCGGGGGCACGGTGCGCTTCGCCGGCGCCGACGTGCGCACGCTCCGGCAGGACGCGATCATCGACGACATCGGCATCGTCTCGCAGGAGACGTACCTGTTCCACTCCACGATCCGAGAGAACCTCCGCTACGCCAAGCCGGATGCGACGGATGCCGAGCTCGAGGCCGCCTGCCGGGCGGCGAACATCCACCATGTCATCGAGGGCTTCGAGCAGGGCTACGACACGATCGTGGGGGAGCGCGGCTACCGGCTCTCCGGAGGGGAGAAGCAGCGCATCGCCATCGCTCGCGTGCTGCTGAAGGATCCGCCCGTGCTGCTGCTGGACGAGGCGACCAGCGCCCTGGACACGGTCTCGGAGCGCGTCGTGCAGGAGGCGCTGGACGAGGCGGCGAAGGGCCGCACGGTCATCTCGATCGCGCACCGGCTCTCGACGGTGATGGGGGCCGACGCCATCCATGTGCTCGAGGCGGGGCGGATCATCGAGTCCGGCACGCACTCCGAGCTGCTGGCCGCGGGTGGCCTGTACGCGCAGCTCGCCGCCCAGCAGGTCGCCGCCGCACGCATCGACGCCGAGGTGCCGGACGACGAGGCGCCCGTCGGGCTGTGA
- a CDS encoding type II toxin-antitoxin system VapC family toxin codes for MPLVYVDTSAFGALLISQSETEALVQWLDHADATLVSSDLLETELRRMAVREGRDQARVSAILDGVSLAALDRATYRSAGFLPMPYLRTLDALHLEAAMRLDVDGILTYDHRLAEAAAAAGLDVVAPGTESSG; via the coding sequence ATGCCCCTCGTCTACGTCGACACGTCGGCGTTCGGCGCACTTCTCATCTCGCAGTCCGAGACCGAGGCGTTGGTGCAATGGCTCGACCATGCGGATGCGACCCTCGTGTCGAGCGATCTTCTTGAGACGGAGTTGCGCCGGATGGCCGTGCGAGAGGGGCGGGACCAGGCCAGAGTCAGTGCGATCCTTGACGGAGTCTCGCTGGCGGCATTGGACCGGGCCACATACCGGTCGGCGGGTTTTCTGCCGATGCCGTACTTGCGGACTCTTGACGCTCTGCACCTGGAAGCGGCGATGCGACTCGATGTCGATGGCATCCTCACCTACGACCATCGGCTCGCTGAAGCGGCGGCTGCGGCGGGGCTCGATGTCGTCGCGCCCGGCACCGAGAGTTCCGGGTGA
- a CDS encoding alpha/beta hydrolase: MTQISTFEPDGRAVPFADEGVGPVTLTLVTDRELGADGLNVIAHYLAEEAGFRVVRIGARAAADAITDSDRAADADAVLEHLGIADTWIGGHGHGGSIARVFAAEHHDRVGGLLLLGVEEDGAPLADGIPVLIIQASDDDITPAVHAERLQATAPERASITRIPGADHYFPATHPIETAVVIEEYLDWD; encoded by the coding sequence GTGACGCAGATCAGCACCTTCGAACCCGATGGCCGTGCCGTGCCCTTCGCCGACGAGGGCGTCGGACCCGTGACGCTCACGCTGGTCACCGACCGCGAGCTCGGTGCGGACGGATTGAACGTCATCGCCCACTACCTCGCGGAGGAGGCCGGGTTCCGCGTCGTGCGGATCGGGGCCAGGGCGGCGGCGGATGCCATCACCGACAGCGACCGCGCAGCTGACGCGGACGCGGTGCTCGAGCACCTGGGCATCGCCGACACCTGGATCGGCGGGCACGGCCACGGCGGCAGCATCGCGCGCGTCTTCGCCGCCGAGCACCACGACCGGGTCGGCGGGCTGCTGCTGCTGGGCGTCGAGGAGGACGGCGCACCGCTGGCCGACGGCATCCCGGTGCTCATCATCCAGGCATCCGACGACGACATCACCCCGGCCGTGCACGCCGAGCGGCTGCAGGCGACAGCACCCGAGCGTGCGAGCATCACCCGCATCCCCGGTGCCGACCACTACTTCCCGGCCACGCACCCGATCGAGACCGCCGTCGTCATCGAGGAGTACCTCGACTGGGACTGA
- a CDS encoding 3-deoxy-7-phosphoheptulonate synthase, with translation MSTITIPDRTTDLHIRGFATLPSPAEVKDEIPVPDELSTVVAHARDEVRAVMAGRDDRLLVVVGPCSIHDTDAGSEYARLLASEAQRHRDDLLIVMRTYFEKPRTTVGWKGLINDPHLDGSHDIATGLRRARRFLRDVTALGLPSATEFLEPISPQYIADLISWGAIGARTTESQIHRQLASGLSMPIGFKNGTDGGLKVALDAAAAASAPQAFLGIGADGRASLVTTTGNPDTSIILRGGADGPNHTPEHVRRAAGMLAAAGLSDRVVVDASHGNSGKDHLRQAEVAAEIAAQVGDGECSVAGVMLESNLVAGAQRHDISTGAAGLVRGQSITDACMGWDATVQALEGFAEAARARRRATM, from the coding sequence ATGAGCACCATCACGATCCCCGACCGTACGACCGATCTGCACATCCGCGGCTTCGCCACGCTCCCCTCCCCCGCCGAGGTGAAGGACGAGATCCCCGTCCCCGACGAGCTGTCGACCGTCGTCGCCCACGCCCGTGACGAGGTGCGGGCGGTCATGGCGGGTCGCGACGATCGGCTCCTCGTCGTCGTGGGCCCGTGTTCGATCCACGACACGGATGCCGGATCGGAGTACGCCCGCCTGCTGGCGTCCGAGGCGCAACGGCATCGCGACGACCTGCTGATCGTCATGCGCACCTACTTCGAGAAGCCGCGCACGACCGTCGGATGGAAGGGCCTGATCAACGACCCGCATCTGGACGGCAGTCATGACATCGCGACCGGGCTGCGCCGCGCCCGGAGGTTCCTCCGCGACGTGACCGCGCTCGGACTGCCCAGCGCGACGGAGTTCCTCGAGCCGATCAGCCCGCAGTACATCGCCGATCTCATCTCCTGGGGTGCGATCGGCGCACGCACGACCGAGAGCCAGATCCACCGGCAGCTGGCGTCGGGCCTGTCGATGCCGATCGGCTTCAAGAACGGCACCGACGGCGGCCTGAAGGTCGCCCTGGACGCCGCGGCGGCGGCGTCCGCCCCGCAGGCGTTCCTGGGGATCGGCGCGGACGGCCGCGCGAGCCTGGTGACCACGACCGGGAACCCCGACACGTCGATCATCCTGCGCGGCGGGGCGGACGGGCCGAACCACACCCCGGAGCACGTGCGTCGGGCGGCCGGGATGCTGGCCGCCGCGGGACTGTCCGACCGGGTCGTCGTGGACGCCAGTCATGGCAACAGCGGCAAGGACCACCTCCGGCAGGCGGAGGTGGCGGCCGAGATCGCCGCACAGGTGGGCGACGGCGAATGCTCGGTGGCCGGGGTCATGCTGGAGAGCAACCTCGTCGCGGGCGCCCAGCGGCACGACATCTCGACCGGGGCGGCAGGGCTCGTGCGCGGTCAGAGCATCACCGACGCGTGCATGGGGTGGGACGCCACCGTGCAGGCGCTGGAGGGGTTCGCGGAGGCCGCGCGGGCGCGCCGCCGGGCGACGATGTGA
- a CDS encoding type II toxin-antitoxin system prevent-host-death family antitoxin, with translation MGASEPQMESLSQRELRNESGRVLRAVGEGQSFVLTNRGIPVGRIVPIDAPAATLPIARPAKRTGGWAALKPQPARGDRAMSRIIDELREDRV, from the coding sequence ATGGGCGCGTCAGAACCGCAGATGGAGAGCCTCTCGCAGCGCGAGTTGCGCAACGAGTCCGGACGGGTGCTTCGCGCTGTCGGCGAAGGTCAGTCGTTCGTGCTGACCAACCGCGGCATCCCGGTGGGTCGCATCGTTCCGATCGATGCACCTGCCGCGACGTTGCCGATCGCCAGGCCCGCGAAGCGCACGGGAGGCTGGGCGGCGCTCAAGCCCCAGCCGGCACGAGGCGACCGTGCGATGTCTCGGATCATCGATGAGCTTCGCGAGGACCGGGTGTGA
- a CDS encoding tellurite resistance/C4-dicarboxylate transporter family protein has translation MSTAAAATASMPPVRGAVARLSPGYFAAVMGTGIVSIGLHTTGIRSLSVALMWITAVLYAGLWVLYVWRAIFHWHRVVDDLRDPENAFGYFTVVAATDVLGVRLAQDGFEFAAGSLFLFATLIWFVFGYVLPWQVLMTRDGRSILRHANGSWFVWAVASQSLAIGMARLSPTVDASFGEWIGLVAVLAWSVGVILYVAMAMLVLLRVVQFGITPQQFDPAYWVSMGALAIAVVAGSAIVQMEHTPLVDAVRPLIAATVVIFWVFCLWLLPLLVGAGAWRHMLHRVPLRYEPALWSMVFPVGMFAVASLSLGEADALPASGAIGQVALAIAVGVWTVVFVGMLHHLLLVLWASWRTHSAERRARSGNGSA, from the coding sequence ATGAGCACAGCGGCGGCCGCGACGGCGTCGATGCCGCCTGTCCGGGGCGCCGTCGCACGCCTGTCGCCGGGGTACTTCGCCGCCGTGATGGGCACCGGCATCGTCTCCATCGGGCTGCACACCACCGGCATCCGCTCGCTCTCCGTCGCACTGATGTGGATCACCGCGGTACTGTACGCCGGGCTGTGGGTGCTGTACGTGTGGCGGGCGATCTTCCACTGGCACCGCGTCGTCGACGACCTGCGCGATCCCGAGAACGCCTTCGGCTACTTCACCGTGGTCGCCGCGACCGACGTGCTGGGCGTGCGGCTCGCGCAGGACGGCTTCGAGTTCGCGGCGGGATCTCTGTTCCTGTTCGCGACGCTCATCTGGTTCGTGTTCGGCTACGTGCTGCCCTGGCAGGTGCTGATGACCCGCGACGGCAGGAGCATCCTCCGCCACGCGAACGGCTCCTGGTTCGTGTGGGCGGTCGCCAGCCAGTCCCTCGCGATCGGCATGGCGCGGCTGAGCCCCACCGTCGATGCGTCCTTCGGGGAGTGGATCGGTCTGGTGGCTGTGCTGGCGTGGTCGGTGGGCGTGATCCTGTACGTCGCGATGGCCATGCTCGTGCTGCTGCGGGTCGTGCAGTTCGGCATCACCCCGCAGCAGTTCGACCCCGCGTACTGGGTCTCGATGGGAGCCCTCGCGATCGCCGTCGTGGCGGGCTCGGCGATCGTGCAGATGGAGCACACGCCGCTCGTGGACGCCGTCCGTCCGCTGATCGCGGCGACGGTCGTGATCTTCTGGGTGTTCTGCCTGTGGCTGCTGCCGCTGCTGGTCGGGGCCGGGGCGTGGCGGCACATGCTGCACCGGGTGCCGCTGCGTTACGAGCCCGCACTGTGGTCGATGGTGTTCCCCGTCGGCATGTTCGCCGTCGCCTCCCTCTCGCTCGGCGAGGCCGACGCGCTGCCCGCATCCGGGGCGATCGGCCAGGTGGCGCTGGCGATCGCCGTCGGAGTGTGGACCGTCGTGTTCGTGGGGATGCTCCATCACCTCCTGCTGGTGCTGTGGGCGTCATGGCGCACCCACTCGGCGGAGAGACGCGCCCGTTCGGGGAACGGCAGCGCGTAG
- a CDS encoding DUF2249 domain-containing protein: MSDDPKLDVRNDVPQRRHELILQNYHELEAGKGFELINDHDPKPLWYQFDAEFKGQFTWDYLEEGPEVWRVRIGRPAA, encoded by the coding sequence ATGAGCGACGATCCGAAGCTCGACGTACGCAACGACGTGCCGCAGCGCCGTCACGAGCTGATTCTGCAGAACTACCACGAGCTGGAGGCCGGCAAGGGCTTCGAGCTCATCAACGATCACGACCCCAAGCCGCTGTGGTATCAGTTCGATGCCGAGTTCAAGGGACAGTTCACCTGGGACTACCTCGAGGAGGGCCCGGAGGTGTGGCGAGTCCGGATCGGACGACCCGCCGCCTGA
- the arfB gene encoding alternative ribosome rescue aminoacyl-tRNA hydrolase ArfB — MEDLRIPPGPGAPRGLTVPAAELVEQFSRSSGPGGQGVNTTDSRVQLSLDLATTGALDDAQRARALTRLAPRLSGTTLIITASAQRSQRQNRAAARERLADLIRDAVVPDAVRRATRPTRGSQRRRLEQKRRRAETKNARRRPSDRD; from the coding sequence GTGGAGGACCTTCGGATACCACCGGGACCGGGTGCGCCCCGAGGGCTCACCGTGCCCGCTGCGGAGCTGGTCGAGCAGTTCTCCCGCTCCTCCGGTCCCGGCGGGCAGGGCGTGAACACCACGGACTCCCGCGTGCAGCTGAGCCTCGATCTGGCCACGACGGGCGCGCTGGACGACGCGCAGCGCGCTCGTGCGCTGACGAGGCTCGCCCCACGGCTGTCGGGCACCACGCTCATCATCACGGCGAGCGCGCAGCGTTCGCAGCGGCAGAATCGCGCGGCGGCGCGGGAGCGTCTGGCCGACCTCATCCGCGATGCCGTCGTGCCGGATGCCGTCCGGCGTGCGACGCGGCCGACGCGCGGGTCGCAGCGGCGCAGGCTGGAGCAGAAGCGGCGACGCGCGGAGACGAAGAACGCCAGGCGGCGCCCGTCCGATCGGGACTGA
- a CDS encoding DUF1345 domain-containing protein: protein MEDHAARVSVRVRAVVSVLIGLGTGVGLGILLGPAAGVVGGWGALGLVNTLWVVVTVWPMDAAATRAHATAEDPGRRTARLIAITGSLISLVAVGIVVLQARHAGEVEGYLLAGIAVLGVAASWGLIQVDYMLRYARIYYTDQVGGIDFNQEDDPQYTDFAYFSLGLGMTYQVADTDVTVNSVRRVVIAQTMLAYLFGAVILATVINLVTSLGG, encoded by the coding sequence ATGGAAGATCATGCAGCCCGCGTCTCAGTGCGCGTGCGCGCCGTCGTCTCCGTGCTGATCGGACTCGGCACCGGCGTCGGACTCGGCATCCTTCTGGGGCCGGCGGCCGGAGTCGTCGGAGGCTGGGGCGCACTCGGCCTGGTCAACACGCTGTGGGTGGTCGTGACGGTGTGGCCGATGGATGCCGCGGCGACCAGAGCGCATGCCACGGCGGAGGACCCCGGGCGTCGCACGGCCCGGCTGATCGCGATCACCGGCAGCCTCATCAGCCTCGTCGCCGTCGGCATCGTCGTGCTGCAGGCGCGTCATGCCGGCGAGGTGGAGGGCTACCTGCTGGCGGGCATCGCGGTGCTCGGCGTCGCCGCGTCCTGGGGGCTCATCCAGGTCGACTACATGCTGCGCTACGCGCGGATCTACTACACCGACCAGGTCGGCGGCATCGACTTCAACCAGGAGGACGATCCGCAGTACACCGACTTCGCGTACTTCTCGCTGGGGCTCGGGATGACGTACCAGGTGGCCGACACCGACGTGACGGTCAACTCGGTGCGCCGTGTCGTGATCGCGCAGACGATGCTCGCGTACCTGTTCGGCGCGGTCATCCTCGCCACCGTCATCAACCTCGTCACCAGCCTCGGCGGCTGA
- the ychF gene encoding redox-regulated ATPase YchF has translation MALTIGIVGLPNVGKSTLFNALTKNDVLAANYPFATIEPNVGVVSLPDKRLEVLAGIFGSERILPATVSFVDIAGIVRGASEGEGLGNQFLANIREADAIAQVVRGFSDGDVVHVEGAVNPASDMETINAELMLADLQTLEKAIVRLEKEVRGRKTEPVVLETARAAQDSLQRGVLLSVSGLDLAPIKELGLLTAKPVIFVFNVDEAVLTDAARKAELEALVAPAKAIFLDAKIESELIDLDPEDAAELLASTGQEESGLDQLARIGFDTLGLQTYLTAGPKEARAWTIGKGWKAPQAAGVIHTDFEKGFIKAEVISFEDLVEAGSVVEARAKGKARLEGKDYVMQDGDVVEFRHS, from the coding sequence GTGGCTCTCACTATCGGAATCGTCGGCCTGCCCAACGTCGGCAAGTCCACCCTCTTCAACGCGCTGACCAAGAACGACGTGCTCGCGGCGAACTACCCGTTCGCGACGATCGAGCCCAACGTCGGCGTCGTCAGCCTGCCCGACAAGCGGCTCGAGGTGCTCGCGGGCATCTTCGGCAGTGAGCGCATCCTGCCCGCGACGGTGTCGTTCGTGGACATCGCCGGCATCGTGCGCGGTGCGAGCGAGGGGGAGGGGCTGGGCAACCAGTTCCTCGCGAACATCCGTGAGGCGGACGCGATCGCGCAGGTCGTGCGCGGATTCTCCGACGGCGACGTCGTGCACGTCGAGGGCGCGGTGAACCCGGCATCCGACATGGAGACCATCAACGCCGAACTGATGCTCGCCGATCTGCAGACGCTGGAGAAGGCGATCGTGCGTCTGGAGAAGGAGGTCCGGGGCAGGAAGACCGAGCCGGTCGTGCTCGAGACCGCCAGGGCCGCGCAGGACTCGCTGCAGCGCGGGGTGCTGCTGTCGGTCTCCGGGCTGGACCTCGCACCGATCAAGGAGCTGGGTCTGCTCACGGCGAAGCCGGTGATCTTCGTCTTCAACGTCGACGAGGCGGTGCTCACCGATGCCGCCCGCAAGGCCGAGCTGGAGGCGCTCGTCGCCCCAGCGAAGGCCATCTTCCTCGATGCGAAGATCGAGTCCGAGCTCATCGACCTCGACCCGGAGGACGCCGCCGAGCTGCTGGCCTCGACCGGTCAGGAGGAGTCCGGGTTGGACCAGCTCGCGCGCATCGGCTTCGACACGCTCGGACTGCAGACCTACCTCACAGCCGGTCCGAAGGAGGCGCGCGCCTGGACGATCGGCAAGGGCTGGAAGGCACCGCAGGCCGCAGGCGTGATCCACACCGACTTCGAGAAGGGCTTCATCAAGGCCGAGGTCATCTCCTTCGAGGACCTCGTGGAGGCCGGGTCCGTCGTCGAGGCGCGTGCGAAGGGCAAGGCGCGCCTGGAGGGCAAGGACTACGTCATGCAGGACGGCGACGTCGTGGAGTTCCGTCACAGTTAG